One window from the genome of Anticarsia gemmatalis isolate Benzon Research Colony breed Stoneville strain chromosome 8, ilAntGemm2 primary, whole genome shotgun sequence encodes:
- the LOC142975145 gene encoding cytochrome P450 9e2-like, translating into MIILLIWVTVLVAAVTLYLHNVYSGFKRRGVKNMTPVPFLGNLARVLLRQDDLIKDLMTLYDAFPEERFVGKFEFLKEIVLIRDLELVKKIAVKDFEYFLDHRSFFSESTSYFARNLLSLKGQEWKDMRSTLSPAFTSSKIRLMVPFMVEVGDQMMGSLKQKIESSNEGYIDIECKDLTTRYANDVIASCAFGLKVDSHYEQNNEFYVMGRNAFQFRLRQLITVFALISLPKQISKLLKLDFISVSSQKFFKKIILETMQDRDARHIIRPDMIHLLMEAKKGKLTHETVKADNESAGFATVDESSVGTKNVDRVWNDDDLVAQAVLFFLAGFETVSTAMSFLLYELACNPEVQEKLAMEIKEFDVKNNGKFDLKSIQEMPYMDMVVSELLRKWPPAVALDRVCLKDYDLGKPNEKSDKHYILRKDTVVAIPVYAFHHDPQYFPNPEQFDPERFSEENKHSIPPFAYMPFGLGPRNCIGSRFALCEVKVMVYQILRQLELSPCERTCIPAELTMEKLNMELKGGHWLRFKPRN; encoded by the exons ATGATAATCCTACTAATCTGGGTGACCGTCCTGGTCGCCGCTGTGACCTTGTACCTCCACAATGTATACTCCGGCTTCAAGAGGCGAGGAGTGAAGAATATGACACCTGTCCCGTTCTTGGGCAACCTGGCAAGAGTGTTGCTACGGCAAGACGATCTTATTAAAGATTTAATGACTTTGTACGATGCTTTCCCGGAAGAAAG ATTCGTAGGAAAGTTCgaatttcttaaagaaattgTATTGATCCGTGACTTGGAGCTGGTGAAGAAGATTGCTGTCAAAGACTTCGAGTACTTCCTCGACCATCGTTCTTTCTTCAGCGAGAGTACCTCATATTTTGCTAGGAACCTACTGTCTTtgaaag GTCAAGAATGGAAGGACATGCGCTCGACGCTGAGTCCAGCGTTCACCAGCTCCAAGATACGTCTGATGGTGCCGTTCATGGTGGAGGTCGGAGACCAGATGATGGGTAGCTTGAAGCAGAAGATTGAGTCTTCTAACG AGGGCTACATAGACATAGAGTGCAAGGACCTGACCACGCGATACGCCAACGATGTCATCGCCTCTTGCGCCTTCGGTCTGAAGGTAGACTCTCATTATGAACAAAACAACGAATTCTACGTGATGGGCAGAAACGCTTTCCAATTCCGCTTACGACAGTTGATCACAGTTTTTGCCCTGATTAGTTTGCCAAAACAGATTTCTAAG ttgTTGAAGTTGGACTTCATTTCGGTGTCTTCACAGAAATTCTTCAAAAAAATTATTCTAGAGACGATGCAAGATCGTGACGCGAGGCACATAATTAGACCCGATATGATCCATTTACTCATGGAAGCTAAGAAAG GTAAACTTACACATGAAACCGTGAAGGCTGATAATGAATCTGCTGGATTCGCTACTGTAGATGAGTCTTCTGTTGGCACCAAGAATGTTGATAGAG tatggAACGACGACGACCTGGTCGCCCAAGCTGTACTGTTCTTCTTGGCTGGCTTCGAAACTGTATCTACTGCAATGTCTTTCCTTCTGTACGAACTGGCTTGCAACCCTGAAGTTCAAGAGAAACTGGCGATGGAGATTAAGGAATTCGACGTCAAGAACAATGGGAAATTTGACCTGAAATCTATTCAAGAAATGCCCTATATGGATATGGTTGTATCAG AACTGCTGAGGAAGTGGCCTCCTGCAGTGGCATTAGATAGAGTGTGCTTGAAAGACTATGACTTGGGAAAGCCTAATGAAAAGTCTGATAAACATTACAtc ttgCGTAAAGATACAGTAGTGGCGATCCCGGTGTATGCCTTCCATCATGATCCTCAGTACTTCCCCAACCCTGAGCAGTTCGACCCTGAGCGCTTCTCTGAAGAGAACAAGCATAGTATCCCACCATTCGCTTATATGCCTTTCGGCTTGGGACCCAGAAACTGCATTG GGTCAAGATTTGCCCTCTGCGAAGTGAAGGTGATGGTGTACCAGATTTTAAGGCAGTTGGAACTGTCGCCTTGTGAAAGGACCTGCATCCCTGCTGAACTGACTATGGAGAAGTTGAACATGGAGTTGAAGGGAGGACACTGGCTTCGGTTTAAACCTaggaattaa